From Brassica oleracea var. oleracea cultivar TO1000 chromosome C3, BOL, whole genome shotgun sequence, a single genomic window includes:
- the LOC106330675 gene encoding extradiol ring-cleavage dioxygenase-like, whose translation MAMFHLEMAKEEPARGPGPCELASGRDWVLRHRPEFEAGLAGKACAVLDQTRDWLDVYRGTRGAPPKTISSSSNGDRNGDWSSPPNTVLRNSTIHDFYGSPDPMYKLKYEAPGAIELGKRVKELLMGEGGMKRVDEDKNRGLDHGAWVPLMLMYPEADIPVCQLSVQSSQSGTYHYNMGKALAPLKDEGVLIIGSGSATHNLRKLDFNITNGSAVPWALAFDHWLRDSLLQGRAAGKQESIRQTAGSCLVRPARFNQRKRQLCATMS comes from the exons ATGGCAATGTTTCACTTAGAGATGGCAAAAGAGGAACCTGCCCGCGGGCCGGGCCCGTGTGAACTTGCTTCGGGTCGGGATTGGGTTCTAAGACACAGGCCCGAATTTGAAGCGGGCCTCGCGGGTAAGGCTTGTGCGGTATTGGACCAGACGCGGGATTGGCTCGATGTGTACCGCGGGACGCGCGGGGCTCCGCCAAAGACGATCTCTTCCAGCTCGAACGGTGATAGAAATGGCGATTGGTCATCTCCGCCAAACACTGTTCTCCGCAATTCCACCATCCACGACTTTTATGGCTCCCCTGATCCCATGTACAAG CTGAAATATGAAGCACCTGGAGCTATTGAATTGGGGAAGAGGGTAAAAGAATTGTTAATGGGAGAAGGAGGAATGAAACGTGTTGATGAAGATAAAAACAGAGGACTGGATCATGGAGCTTGGGTTCCTCTTATGCTGATGTATCCAGAGGCGGACATACCTGTTTGCCAGCTCTCTGTTCAATCATCTCAAAGTGGGACTTACCATTACAACATGGGCAAAGCATTGGCTCCACTTAAAGACGAAGGTGTTCTTATCATTGGATCAGGAAGTGCCACTCACAACTTGAGGAAGCTTGACTTTAATATAACTAATGGCTCAGCTGTTCCTTGGGCTTTAGCGTTTGATCATTGGCTCAGAGATTCTCTTCTTCAAGGAAG GGCAGCTGGGAAACAGGAGAGCATAAGACAGACTGCTGGATCATGTTTGGTCCGTCCTGCTCGTTTTAACCAAAGAAAAAGACAGTTATGTGCAACAATGTCTTAA